The Kribbella sp. HUAS MG21 genome includes the window CGGGCTGGTGTGGCTAGGCCAGGTCTGGCAAGGGCTGGGTGTAGCGCGGCTGGCCCAGGCATGGGCTGGTGGAGCGAGGCCGGCCTAGAGCGGCGGGTGTGACGAACGCTGGTGGGACTGGTTGGTGGGGCTAGGGCTGGTGTGGGACGGGCTGCTGTGGGACGGGCTGCTGGCGAGGGCTGGGCTCGTCGGCTGTGGTCCGCGCGCGGCTGCTGGTCAGGACTGCGGGTGCAGCGTGGGCAGTAGTCGAGTCCAGCAGAGTGGTGTACGGCGAGAGCCCGGTGGGTCGCGGGAACGTGAACGCGGTCATCGGGTGATCCTTCGAGTGATCTCTCACAACCGACTCGAAGAAGGAAACCGCGATGACCGCTGGCTCCAGTATCGACCCTGCCGAGTTCCTGCACGAGCATCTCGAGCAGGCCAGCCCGGACCTGTTGCGTGAGTTGATGGAAGGGTTCATCAACACGTTGCTGTCCGCGGACGCCGACAGCGTGTGTGGTGCCGCGTTCGGCACGCGTGACCCGGGCCGGGTGAACTCCCGCAACGGATACCGCCACCGCGAGCTCGACACCCGCGTCGGCACCCTGGATGTCGCGGTCCCCAAACTTCGCGAAGGAACCTACTTTCCGGACTGGCTGCTGGAACGCCGCCGACGCGCAGAGGCGGCTCTGACGTCGGTGGTGGCGACGTGTTACCTGCTCGGGGTGTCGACACGGCGGATGGACCGGCTCGTGCAGTCGCTGGGCATCACCGGCCTGTCCCGGTCCCAGGTGTCGGTGATGGCACGTGACCTCGACGAGCTCGTGCGCGACTTCCGGGAACGGCCGCTGGACGAGGGACCGTACACGTTCCTGGCCGCGGACGCGTTGACGATGAAGGTCCGCGAGGGCGGCCGGGTGATCAAGATCGCGGTCATGGTCGCGACCGCTGTGAACGCTGATGGGTTCCGCGAGATCCTCGGGGTCGCCACTAGTACGGCCGAGTCGGGTGCGGGCTGGAACAGCTTCTTCAAGGACCTGGTCGCCCGTGGCCTCAACGGCGTCGCCCTGGTCACCTCCGACGCCCACGCCGGCCTGGTCGACGCGATCGGAGCCAATCTGCCCGGCGCGTCCTGGCAGCGTTGCCGCACCCACTACACCGCCAACCTGATGGCGACCTGCCCCAAGCATGCCTGGGGCGGGGTGAAGGCGATGCTGCACTCGGTGTTCGACCAGATCGACGCCGCCGCCGTCCACACCCAATACGACAAGCTTCTCGACCAGACCGAGCACACCCTGCCCGACGTTCACGCACACCTCGACGCCGCCCGCGACGAGGTGCTGGCCTTCACCGCGTTCCCGCGCGATGTCTGGCGACAGATCTGGTCCAACAACCCCAACGAACGCCTCAACCGCGAGATCCGCCGCCGCACCGACGTCGTCGGCATCTTCCCCGACCGCGCCTCGATCATCCGCCTCGTCGGCGCCGTTCTCGCAGAACAACACGACGAATGGGCCGACGGCCGCCGCTACCTCGGCCTCGACGTCCTCCACCGCAGCCGGCTCACCCTCATCACCAGCACCGCTCCCCAGGAGGACACCACCACAGCCACCATCAGCGCCTAACCACACAACAACGAAGGACCAAACGTCGTACACCACTCCACA containing:
- a CDS encoding IS256 family transposase → MTAGSSIDPAEFLHEHLEQASPDLLRELMEGFINTLLSADADSVCGAAFGTRDPGRVNSRNGYRHRELDTRVGTLDVAVPKLREGTYFPDWLLERRRRAEAALTSVVATCYLLGVSTRRMDRLVQSLGITGLSRSQVSVMARDLDELVRDFRERPLDEGPYTFLAADALTMKVREGGRVIKIAVMVATAVNADGFREILGVATSTAESGAGWNSFFKDLVARGLNGVALVTSDAHAGLVDAIGANLPGASWQRCRTHYTANLMATCPKHAWGGVKAMLHSVFDQIDAAAVHTQYDKLLDQTEHTLPDVHAHLDAARDEVLAFTAFPRDVWRQIWSNNPNERLNREIRRRTDVVGIFPDRASIIRLVGAVLAEQHDEWADGRRYLGLDVLHRSRLTLITSTAPQEDTTTATISA